In Candidatus Alcyoniella australis, the DNA window CAGGACTTGCTTGTCGTCTGTATTGGGCAGGCCCAGAGTCGTAAGCGCATTGCTCAACATCTTGCGTCTGCCTGAGAACGCAGCGCGCAGCACGCGCTGGAACAGCGCCGGATCAGTCGGTTGTTGCGGCCAGGGGCGCTCGAAGTCCAGCCGCAGGATCGCCGAATCAACCTTGGGGCGCGGCACGAACACCGTGCGCTTGACGATCCCCGCGTTGGTCGACTCGGCGTGCAGCCGCACCAGATGCGAGATCGAGCTCACGTTGCGGCCGCCAATCGCGCAGATGCGTTGCACCACCTCTTTTTGCAGCAGCAGCGCGGCGATCGACCACAGTTCCCCGTGCTCCAGCAGCCGCACCAGGATCGGGGTGGCCAGGTGATAGGGCAGGTTGGCCACGATTTTAATTCGCGGTTCGGGCACCAGCTCGCGCAATCCGACCTTCAGCGCGTCGGCGAAGATCAGCTCGACGTTGCCCGACGGGTCGAAGCGGCTGCGCAAAGCCGGTTCAAGACGTCGGTCGAACTCGATCGACGTCACGCGGCGCGCGGCGCGGGACAGGGCCGCGGTCAGGTGGCCCGATCCGGCGCCGATCTCGAGCACCGCATCGTCTGGGCCGACCTGGGCCGCGTTGACAATGCGCTCGAGGGTTTTAGGGTCGGGCAGGAAGTTCTGCGAGAGCGATTTACGCAGCGCGACCGGCTCGGGCATCTCTACCTCGCAAGCGAGGCGAAGGCGTCGAGGTCGGGCTCCGAACGCCGTCCGGCCTCCAGCAACACGGCCCCGGCCGCGGCGACCATTGCCGCGTTGTCGGTGCACAGCTCGATCGGCGGCAGCACCAGCCGCAGCCCCTGGGCCTGCGCCAGTTCGGCCAATGATCGGCGCAGGGCGCGGTTGGCGGCCACGCCGCCGCTGACCACCAGCGTGTTCAGCCCCGTGTCGCGCGCACCGCGCCGCGCGCGGTCGATCAGCACGTCGATCACCGCCTGCTCAAAGCTCGCGGCTAGGTCGGCCCGGCGTAATGCCAGATCGTCGCCCAACGCTTGGACCGTGCGCCGCACATCGGTCTTGAGTCCCGAGAAGCTGAAGTCCAGATCCTTGGAGCGCAGCCTGGGCCGCGGCAGGGCGAACGCCCGCGGATCGCCGTGCTCGGCCAGCCGCGAGATCTCCGGCCCGCCGGGGTAGGGCAGGCCCAGCATCTGGCCGACCTTGTCA includes these proteins:
- the tsaD gene encoding tRNA (adenosine(37)-N6)-threonylcarbamoyltransferase complex transferase subunit TsaD; protein product: MIVLGIETSCDETAAALVDGRRLLSSVVASQVEDHRKYGGVVPEIASRLHIQAALPVISAALERAGIGPEQVQGVAATRGPGLIGAVLVGLSLAKAFAAAREIPMIGVNHVEAHLAATLLLDDPPQYPYLGLVISGGHSDLYVVRSFEQTELLAKTLDDAAGEAFDKVGQMLGLPYPGGPEISRLAEHGDPRAFALPRPRLRSKDLDFSFSGLKTDVRRTVQALGDDLALRRADLAASFEQAVIDVLIDRARRGARDTGLNTLVVSGGVAANRALRRSLAELAQAQGLRLVLPPIELCTDNAAMVAAAGAVLLEAGRRSEPDLDAFASLAR
- the rsmA gene encoding 16S rRNA (adenine(1518)-N(6)/adenine(1519)-N(6))-dimethyltransferase RsmA, which produces MPEPVALRKSLSQNFLPDPKTLERIVNAAQVGPDDAVLEIGAGSGHLTAALSRAARRVTSIEFDRRLEPALRSRFDPSGNVELIFADALKVGLRELVPEPRIKIVANLPYHLATPILVRLLEHGELWSIAALLLQKEVVQRICAIGGRNVSSISHLVRLHAESTNAGIVKRTVFVPRPKVDSAILRLDFERPWPQQPTDPALFQRVLRAAFSGRRKMLSNALTTLGLPNTDDKQVLATLLQRVGVDPRARAEQLALPDFIAVADELARLQGNL